From a single Oscarella lobularis chromosome 20, ooOscLobu1.1, whole genome shotgun sequence genomic region:
- the LOC136199076 gene encoding galactosylgalactosylxylosylprotein 3-beta-glucuronosyltransferase 3-like: MSLFRCAFGFLRRKQTFVCVLCVLSFSIGCFFITQRQDRSCCEQVRLLEKALEIANADLKRIVAERNRLKIENDSHVTRANTKSTIYAITPTYARLTQKADLTRLAQTLRHVPNFHWILVEDSPSKTSLVTRFLSTSGLTYTHLAIPTAPQRKLRADEPRWKKARGVEQRNLAIEYLVQNKADKGGVVYFADDDNTYDVRIFEEMRKTRRVSVWPVGLTGGLRFEGPVCLNGAVTGWHTAWHPERPFPLDMAGFAVNLAELVRNKRARIDPNAARGYLESSLLEPILRKEDAEPLAKDCTEILVWHTRTEAPKMKDEERLAKLGKPSNPAIET; the protein is encoded by the exons ATGTCTTTGTTTCGCTGCGCGTTCGGCTTCCTAAGGCGAAAGCAGACGTTTGTATGCGTCTTATGCGTTCTCTCGTTTAGTATCGGATGCTTCTTTATAACGCAAAGGCAAG ACCGATCGTGCTGCGAGCAAGTTAGATTGTTGGAAAAAGCATTAGAAATAGCAAACGCCGACCTAAAACGTATAGTTGCCGAGAGAAATCGgctaaaaatcgaaaacgacTCGCACGTGACGCGCGCTAACACCAAATCGACGATCTACGCTATAACGCCGACGTACGCCCGCCTAACGCAGAAAGCCGATCTCACGCGACTTGCACAGACGCTTCGTCACGTGCCCAATTTCCACTGGATCCTCGTCGAGGATTCGCCGTCAAAAACGAGTCTCGTGACCCGTTTCCTTTCGACATCCGGTCTGACGTACACGCACCTCGCGATTCCGACGGCGCCCCAGCGAAAACTTCGAGCCGACGAACCGCGCTGGAAAAAGGCGCGCGGCGTGGAGCAACGAAATCTTGCTATTGAATATCTCGTGCAGAATAAAGCAGAtaaagggggcgtggtctATTTTGCAGATGACGACAATACATACGACGTGCGAATCTTTGAAGAA ATGCGCAAAACGCGTCGCGTGTCTGTTTGGCCCGTCGGATTGACAGGGGGCCTTCGTTTCGAGGGTCCTGTCTGTTTGAATGGGGCTGTGACGGGCTGGCACACGGCGTGGCATCCGGAGCGTCCCTTTCCGCTTGATATGGCCGGCTTTGCCGTCAATCTCGCCGAATTGGTGAGAAATAAACGCGCGCGGATCGATCCCAATGCTGCAAGGGGATACCTGGAGTCGTCTCTCTTGGAGCCCATTCTTCGTAAGGAAGACGCCGAGCCATTGGCTAAAGATTGCACTGAG ATACTAGTTTGGCACACGCGAACAGAAGCGCCCAAAATGAAGGACGAAGAAAGACTAGCAAAGCTCGGCAAGCCTTCTAATCCAGCCATAGAAACATAG